The Planctomycetota bacterium nucleotide sequence CGGCCGTCGCGTCGTGTGTCCGGCGGATGATCTCCTGCACGAGTTCCAACGGGCGGGCGGGCACCTGGCCGCGAAGTCGGTCGCCGGCCAGTTCCGCGCTGTAGTGCTTCACGTCCTCCGCGCTCATGGTCGCCGCGGCATAGACGGTCGAGGTCCGCCGCTCCTCGTCCAGCCGGACCGTCGCCGCCTGGTGAAAAAGCGCCGCGACCGACAGCGCGAACCGGTCGACCCGCCACGACGCCGCCTCCTCGCACCGCGAGAGCCGGTCCGCCACGTGCATCACCCGCAGCGAATGGTCGAAGAGGAACGTGTCCTCGCGCGCGAGCGGCGACCGCCCGACGAGGACTTCCCTCGCAATGGCGATAATGGGCTCGATTTCGGGCATGGAATGCCCTCGCTCCGCTCTTCTGGGTGCAGCAGAAAAAAGTGGCACTTCTTCGGCCGGGGGGTGCCACGGTTTGCTTATCAAACCGTGCGCTGCACTCCAGCCCCACCGATTGACAAGCAATCGGTGGCACTCCTGGACGTTGCCACTTTTCTGTGCTGCACCCGCTCCTCTCCGCAGAACCTATCGGCTAAT carries:
- a CDS encoding HD domain-containing protein; translated protein: MPEIEPIIAIAREVLVGRSPLAREDTFLFDHSLRVMHVADRLSRCEEAASWRVDRFALSVAALFHQAATVRLDEERRTSTVYAAATMSAEDVKHYSAELAGDRLRGQVPARPLELVQEIIRRTHDATAELAEAKILSDADSLDDIGALGVWRDLRRYCLEGRAIDEAVNAWERREEYGYWEARLRDVFHLETSRRLAEARVASARAFMHQLGRERAGDDIPAE